TAGGCGGCGCAGGTGGCGATCGGGATGGCGAAGACCACCGTGACGAAAGCGACCACGGTGGAGTTGAAGAGCTTTTCTCCCAGCCGGTAGGGGTCGTCGAAAACGGTGCCGAAATTCTCCAGCGTCGGCCGGAAGAACAGTTTGAGCTGGTAGACATCCACGTGGGTTTTGAACGCCGCCAGGAAGATCCAGACGATCGGAACCAGCATGATGAAGGTGGCGATCAGGATGAGGGTCAGCTGAACCGCGTTCCAGAACTGTTTGCGTTGCCTGCCGGTCATGTCAGTCCTTCCGGAAAACGTATCTCGCGTAGAGATATGTCAGGAGGATCATCGGGATGACCATCAGCCAGGCGATGGAGGCCGCGTATCCGATCTGGCCGTATTTCATCCCGTTGAAATAGATGTAGTGGCTGAGCGTCTGGGTGGCCGTACCCGGCCCGCCATTGGTCAGCATGAAGATCTGGTCGAAGGTCTTGAGCGAGAAGATCGATTTCAGGATGATCACGACTGCGAGCACCGGGGCGAGCTGCGGCAGCGTGATGTCCCTGAAGACCCGCCACCCGGATGCGCCGTCGACCTGGGCGGCCTCGATCGTGTCCTGTGGGACGGAAGCCAGCCCGCCGATCAGGACCAGCGTCAGGAACGGGATCCAGCCCCAGACATCGGCCATGACGCAGACCGCGAAGGCAAGCGTCGGGTCGGCGAGCCAGCTGACATCGGCCAGCGGCGGCATCACCACGCCGAAAAAGGCGTCGAACAGGCCGAATTCCGGATTGAACATGAAGCGGAACGAGACCCCGATCAGCGCCGGAGACATGGCGAAAGGCAGGATCAGCAGCGTTTGCACACCCGAGCGCAGCCGCCCGCCGGGCGCCAGCAGAAGGGCCAGTCCCAGCGCCAGCAGCGTTGTCAGCCCCACCGTGAGAAGGGTGTAGATGCCGGTGACCCAGACCGAGTTCCAGAAGGCGGGTTCCTCGAAGAAGGCCCAGGTGTAGTTTTCCAGGCCGATATACTGGTCGAGCGAGCCGGGCCGGTTCAGCCGCCCGACGGTCGCCGACAGCCGCGCGCTCTCCATCAGCGGCCAGATCGCGGTCGCAAAAACCACCATCACTGCCGGAAGCACCAGCACGTATTTGAGTGTGTTGTCGCGCATGGGATTGCGTGCCCCCCTCCTTTTCGGAGAGGGGCTTTCGGACCTTACTGTATGCAGCCGGAGCGGCGAAGGACGCGGGTCGCCTGATCGGCGGCGCCGGTCATGAGCTCGCGGACGTCTCCGCCTGCCGCAGCTTCCGCGATGGCCGCGGACAGGAGGTCGCCGACCTCGGGCCATTCGGCGATTTGCGGCATGATGTCGGACTCCTTCAGCGAATCCCAGGCAGCCGCCTGGATGCCGTCATTGGCGGCATTCACGTCCGGATCCTGCAGCGAGGAAATGTGCGTGACCACGTTGTTGACGATGGGTTTGCCGGCAACTTCTCGCTCAACCGCGTTGGCCTTGTCCATATCCGGGTTGGAGAGCCACTTCATGAACTCCCAGGCCGCGTCCTTGTTCTTGGAATACTCGGAGATCGAGAACGGCATGGAGATGGCGTAGGTTTTCGTGGCGCCCTGATAGGCAGGCATGCCGGTGAACGCGACCTGGTCCTTGGTCAGCGTGCTGGAATCCGGATTGTGGAAGCCGGAATACGCCCACCACCAGACGGGGATCATCGCGGACTTGCCCTGCATGAACGACTGGCGCGCGTCCTGTTCGACAAAGGCCACCGAATTCGGGTTGGTGACTTCATGCACCGTGTGCAGGGCGATGTAGTCTTCCGTTGCCTTCAGGGCTTCCTCCGTGGTCCAGGCCGGTGTGCAATTGTCGTTGAAGACATCGCCGCCGGCGGCCCACAGGAAGTTGAGCCAGATGAACAGGTTCTGTCTGTTGCCGTCATTGTTGAAATAGAGCGCGAGCGGCGCGATGTCCGGATTGCTTTCCTTCAGTTCCTTGCCGATGCGAACAACGTCTTCCCATGTCTTGGGCGGCTCGGGAATGAGATCCGCGCGGTAGAACATGAGCTGGGGATGGGCGCGCAGCGGAAAGCCGAGGGTCTTGCCGTCGAACTGGGCCGACCTTGCAAAGGCGGCCGGGTAGCGGTCCATAGAGATGCCGTCGCGGGCCATCAGGTCGTCGATTGGCATCAGCCAGTGCGCGTTGGGCGGTCCCCAGCTGTCGAGATAGTTGACCACGTCGAAGGTGCCGTTCGCGGCGATGCCCTCGGCGTTGATCTTCTCCTGAAGGCTGCCGAAGGGAATGAAGGTCCACTCGGTTTCGATACCGGTCAGTTCGGTGAACTCGCCGTCGCGCAGCATCAGCCCGTCGAATTGGGGCGTGACGACGCTCAATATGTTCAGCTTGGTACCGTCGAATGGTTTGCCGGCCGTCAGGCCGTGGGGCAGGTCTTCGGCAGTGGCCTGAGGCACACTCCATGCCAGTCCCGCGGCCGTCACTGCCGCAAGAAGTGTCCGTCTGTTCATTGTTCAGTTTCCTCCCAGGATCGTGCGTTTGACCGCAATTTCCGAAGGCAGGATACCACGTTTGCATACGAATGCAAAAAAGATTTACTCTAGGTAATCCATGGTGCATTGCGTGGCGGCGCTCAATGAAAATCCCGGCTCGGGAACAGTTTCTTCGCCTGGTCGCGCGGGTGCATGGCGCGTGGCTTGGGAGCGGCCGACTTGAGGTGCACCGGCACTTCGTCGGTCTTGCCCGTCATCTGGCCGAGCACCTCGTCATTGGGGTGGCCGAGCAGGGCGAGCTTGTGCGAGCAGTCCTCGATGTGATCGGCGATCAGGTGGACGACGATGCCCTCCCGCTCCAGCCGTCCGGTCACTTTCAGAAGCCGCCCGCCGATGACGGCGGCGCGGAACTTCTCGTACATCTTCGGCCAGACGACCACGTTGGAAACCCCGGTCTCGTCCTCCAGCGTGATGAAGATGACACCCGAGGCCGTGCCGGGGCGCTGGCGGGTGATGACAAGCCCGGCGACGGAAACGCGTCGGGCCTCGTAAGGCGTAAGCCGCGCCAGCCGGTCATGGGGCGTCAGCTGCGGGATGTGCGGGCGCAGCAGCTCCATCGGGTGGGCGCGCAGGGTCAGGCGGGTGGAAAGATAGTCCTCCACCACCTCCTGGCCGAGATGCATGGCGGGCAGGAGCACATCCGGCTCGAAGATCGCCTCGCCGTCGATCGGGTCGTTGAACAGCGGCAGCGGCTTCGGGCTGCGGATGGTCTTCACCTGCCACAGCGCATCCCGGCGGCTGAGGCCCATGCCGGCAAAGGCGTCGGCCTCCGCGAGGCGCTCCAGCGTCGCCGGCGGCACGCCGGTCCTGAGCCAGAGCGTTTCGGTATCCGGATAGCCGTTGCCGCGCGCCGCCACGATCCAGTCGGCATCCTCCTCGCGCATGCCCTTGATCTGGCGGAAGCCGAGCCTGAGCGCCAGCGCGCCGTCGCTGCGCCGCTCCAGCGTGTTGTCCCAAAGGCTCGTGTTGACACAGATCGGCCGCACCTCGACCTGGTGCTCGCGCGCATCGCGCACGATCTGCGCCGGGGCATAGAACCCCATCGGCTGCGAGTTCAGGAGCGCGCAGGCGAATTCGGCCGGGTAATGGCATTTGAGATAGGCCGAGACATAGGCGAGCATGGCAAAGGCGGCCGCATGGCTTTCGGGAAAGCCGTATTCGCCGAACCCCTCGATCTGGCCGAAGCAGCTTTCGGCGAACTCCCGGTCGTAACAGCGCCGGATCATGCCGGCGATGAATTTCTCGCGCAGCTGGCCGATCGTGCCCATGCGCCGGAAGGTCGCCATGGAGCGGCGCAGCTTGTCGGCTTCCGAGGGGGTGAACCCGGCGGCGACGACGGCGATCTGCATGGCCTGTTCCTGGAACAGCGGTACGCCGAGCGTCTTGCCGAGCACCTCCTCCAGTTCCTTCGACGGGAACCGGACCGGTTCCTTGCCCTGGCGGCGGTTGATGTAGGGATGCACCATGCCGCCCTGGATCGGCCCGGGGCGGACGATCGCCACCTCGATGACGAGATCGTAGAACTCGCGCGGGCGCATGCGCGGCAGAAAGTTCATCTGCGCCCGGCTTTCCACCTGGAAGACACCGATCGCGTCGGCCTTGCACAGCATGTCATAGGTGGCCGTGTCGGCCTGGGGCACGGTGCCCAGGGTAAACGCCCGGTCATGATGGCTGTCGATCAGGTCGAAACACTTGCGGATACAGGTCAGCATCCCGAGACTGAGCATGTCGACCTTGAGAATGCCGAGTGCGTCGATATCGTCCTTGTCCCATTCGATCACCGTGCGGTTTTCCATCGCCGCGTTCTCGATCGGGCAGAGCGCGTCGAGCCTGCCTTGCGTGATCACGAAGCCGCCGACATGCTGGCTGAGATGGCGAGGAAAGCCGATGATTTCCCGGATGAGCTCGATCGTCTGGGCAATGCGCCGGTTCTCCAGGTCCAGCCCGAGTTCCTTCATCCGCGCATCGTCCGGCCCGCTGTTGGAACTGCCCCAGATCTGGCCGGAGAGCGCCGCGGTCACATCCGCGTTCAGCCCCATCACCTTGCCGACCTCGCGGATGGCCGCACGGGTGCGGAAATGGATCACCGTGGCGCAGAGCCCGGCCCGGTGGCGGCCGTATTTCTCGTAGACATACTGAATCACCTCCTCGCGCCGCTCGTGTTCGAAATCGACGTCGATATCCGGCGGCTCGCCCCGGTGTTCGGAAATGAAGCGTTCCGAGACCATGGTGATGGTTTCCGGCCCGACATCGGTGATGCCGAGCGCGTAGCAGATGATCGAATTGGCCGCCGAGCCGCGCCCCTGGCACAGGATATGCCGGCTGCGGGCGAAGCGGATGATGTCATGTACCGTCAGGAAATAGGCGGCGAATTTGAGTTTGCGGATCAGCCGCAATTCCTTGTGCGCCAGATTTTGCGCATGCTCCGGCACACCGGCGGGATAGCGCATCTCCAGGCCTTCGAAGGTCAGCCGCTCCAGCCGGTCCTGCGGATCTTGCCCGTCGGTGATCTCGTCCGGATATTCATAGGAGAGTTCCGACAGGTCGAAGCTGCAGCGGGTGGCGATTTCGACCGTGCGCCGGAGGGCCGCCGGGTGGTGACGGTAGAGGCGGGTCATGTCGGCGGCCGACTTCAGCCGCCGCTCGCCATTGGGCAGCGCCCGTGTGCCGATCTCGTCGATGGTGCAGCCTTCGCGCAGGCAGGTCAGCACATCGGCAAGCCGCCGCCGTCCGGCGTGATGCATCATGACATCGCCGACCGCGACCATGGGGGTTGCGAGGGAATGGGCCACTTTCGCGCAGGTACGGAACCAGGCCTGATCGGTGCCGTCATACCGGGGCGCTGCCCCCAGGAATACGTGGCCCGGAACTTCCTGGCGCAGCGTGCGGATATGATCCCTGGCCGTCTTGGAAAACGCATCCTGCGTATGGCCGCCCTGGGGCAGGGCAATGAAGATGAGGCCCTCTGAGAACTTGACCACATCCTCGAAGTCCAGGTGGCAATCGCCCTTTTCCGCCCGCCGCTTGCCGAGGGTCAGGAGCTGGCTGAGCCGCTCATAGGCGGCCCGGCCGGTCGGCAGGGCGACGAAATCGACCGGGCTGTCGGTGAGCACCAGCCGGGCGCCGACGATCAGCCGCGGCAGCTTCAGCACCTCCGGCACGGGCAGGGGCGGGATCTCGTTCGTCTGCTGCCGGGAGGAGGCGTCGATCTGCGAATGGGAGCGTACGGGCACGCCGCCTTCGCTTGCCGCGCGCCTGATTTCCTTGAGCGCCGAATAGGCCCGGACAACACCGGCCAGGGAATTCCAGTCGGTGATCGCAATCGCCTCAAGACCGAGTTCCGCCGCCCGCGTGACAAGTTCTTCCGGGTGGGAGGCGCCGCGCAGGAAGGTGAAATTGGACGTAACCGTCAGCTCCGCATGACGGGGAACATCCCAGTGCAGGCTCTCCGGCGAGACGTGAGAGGTCATCTGCGCACCTCCTGCCTCTTCCTCCTGCTGTCACCCCGGACAAGCGTCAGCGCAGATCCGGGGCCTACTCGCCTTTCAGCTTGCCGCATTGGGTGATTGTGTCCGCTTCTCAGCGTTCCTTCGCAGAGCTCTGAAAACGAGTGGGTCCCGGCTCTCGCTGCGCTCGGCCGGGATGACAGTGGGGGACGAGGCGAAGCAGCAGCATGAACTGGCAGTTCCGTGCCTCCCCGGTCCCGGCGCGCGCTCCGCTTTGCCGGGATGACTTTCATGGAACGGGAGTACACCCGATGCGCCGCCCCGGCCTTGAGCCGGGGCCATCTCCAGGGTCTCTCGCACAGAGGTCCCGGCTCAGAGCCAGGACGGCGGGAAGAAAAGGAGAGGGCAGAAAGAAACATCAGCCGAACTCCCCCTGCACATACCAGCCGGGGTTCTGCGGCGTGTGGAACAGCCACAGGCGCTGGCCCTGTCCCGTGGCGACGCGCCAGTAGTCGCGCAGGCCGCGTGTCCAGTCGTCGTCGCCTTCCCACCAGGCGGGCGTGATCCGTTCCGGGCCTTCGGCCTGAAGCGTCGTCAGGGCGCGTCCGCGCCAGCGGAAGCGCGGCGGCGGGGTGCTGCCGGCCCCGGTGATCGGTTCGGGAGGGAAGAGACGCAGCGGGCGCGGGCGCCGGTAGGGCCATGAGCGGACCGGCGTGCTGTAGGCCGCAGGCACCAGCTTGAAGCTGCGCTCCGGGATATGGCTGTCGACTGGGGTGAAGCGCTGGATATTTTCCAGCCCGATGCGGTTGCCGAGCTGGGTGATCAGATCGGCGAGGCTGTCCTTCTCCAGGGTCTGCGACGGGGTCAGCTGACGGGGCCCGAGATCTTCCACTTGGGTGGCTTCCAGGCGGATCATGTCGATGCCGAAGCCGGCATCGACCGCGCTGACCCCGCGTTCGAAAAGGGCCAGCATCCGGTCGCCGTCGCGCATCGGCCGGGCCAGGCGCAGTTCGACCGACTGGTTTTCCTGGTCCACCCTGCGGAAAGTCAGTTTCAGGCTGCGGGCGCCTTTCTGTGCCGTGTCCAGCTGCTCGCACAAATGGCCGATCAGCCGTTCCGCCCCGGCCATGACATCGTCCACAAGGCCGATCGGCTCGGGCAGGGTTATGCGCACGGCGAAGCTGATATCCTCCTTCAAGGGAGAAATCTGTTCGGGGAGATTGCCGAGCGCCTGGTCGAGGCGGCGCAGCACCTCCGGATCGTAGCGCCGCGCCACGCTTGCCCGCGGCAGGTTGTAAAGATCGGAGACGGTGGCAATGCCGAGCCGCTCCAGGCTGGTGCAGGTCTGGTCGGCAAGACGCAGGGCCGTCAGGGGCAGCGGGCCGATACGGGCAAGCGTTTCGCCCGGTCCGGCGATGCCTTCTGCAAAGCGGGCCAGCGCCCAGGCCGTGCCCGGCGTGGAGGCAAGGCCAAGCCGTGCGGTGAGACCGGCCCGGGCAAGACGGGCGCGGATATCGTCAAGCAGCGGTGCTTCACCCCCCATCAGATGCGCCGAACCGGTAATGTCCAGGAACAGGCCGTTCAGCCCGTCGAGCCCGACCCAGGGACAGTAGCGGGTCGCCCACCGGGCCAGCAGGCGCAGAAAACGCTGGTCGGCCTTCGGGTCGGCGGGCCGGGTCAGCAGCCCGGGGCAGAAACTTCTGGCATGGACAAGCGTGATGCCCCTGTTGAGACCGGCGCTTTCCGCACGCGGGCAGAGGTCGTAGACGCGTTCGGAATTGCGGTCGTAAAGGGTCAGGGCAAAGGGCGCGTCAACGGGATTGGCGCGGAGCGAACGCTCAGCCGCCAGCCTCGGAAACCACAATGACACGATGCGCCGCTGCATCCCAACGCACTACCCACTCTGACAATGTTCCTGTTTTGTTCTTTATAATCGACCACAACCAGGGAGTCGAGTCGTGGTCATTTTGCCAAGGGCCGGTTGATGGGGGCATGCCCCGGCCGTGCGCGCCGGATGCGGTCAGGCCGCTGCAGCGCCATCTTGTCTCCGCCGCGTTGCTGCCACCGCCTTCCGGCACCAGAAGAAGCGCCGTCGTTCCGCCGGTTTCGGCAGCCAGCTGCAGCCTGCGGCCCTCCGTCAGCCCGATCGGGTCGGTGATCTCGGCGACCACAAGCCCTACCGCACCGGACCGGAGCGCGGTTTCCGCACT
This region of uncultured Roseibium sp. genomic DNA includes:
- a CDS encoding sugar ABC transporter permease — encoded protein: MRDNTLKYVLVLPAVMVVFATAIWPLMESARLSATVGRLNRPGSLDQYIGLENYTWAFFEEPAFWNSVWVTGIYTLLTVGLTTLLALGLALLLAPGGRLRSGVQTLLILPFAMSPALIGVSFRFMFNPEFGLFDAFFGVVMPPLADVSWLADPTLAFAVCVMADVWGWIPFLTLVLIGGLASVPQDTIEAAQVDGASGWRVFRDITLPQLAPVLAVVIILKSIFSLKTFDQIFMLTNGGPGTATQTLSHYIYFNGMKYGQIGYAASIAWLMVIPMILLTYLYARYVFRKD
- a CDS encoding sugar ABC transporter substrate-binding protein; its protein translation is MNRRTLLAAVTAAGLAWSVPQATAEDLPHGLTAGKPFDGTKLNILSVVTPQFDGLMLRDGEFTELTGIETEWTFIPFGSLQEKINAEGIAANGTFDVVNYLDSWGPPNAHWLMPIDDLMARDGISMDRYPAAFARSAQFDGKTLGFPLRAHPQLMFYRADLIPEPPKTWEDVVRIGKELKESNPDIAPLALYFNNDGNRQNLFIWLNFLWAAGGDVFNDNCTPAWTTEEALKATEDYIALHTVHEVTNPNSVAFVEQDARQSFMQGKSAMIPVWWWAYSGFHNPDSSTLTKDQVAFTGMPAYQGATKTYAISMPFSISEYSKNKDAAWEFMKWLSNPDMDKANAVEREVAGKPIVNNVVTHISSLQDPDVNAANDGIQAAAWDSLKESDIMPQIAEWPEVGDLLSAAIAEAAAGGDVRELMTGAADQATRVLRRSGCIQ
- a CDS encoding error-prone DNA polymerase, with the protein product MTSHVSPESLHWDVPRHAELTVTSNFTFLRGASHPEELVTRAAELGLEAIAITDWNSLAGVVRAYSALKEIRRAASEGGVPVRSHSQIDASSRQQTNEIPPLPVPEVLKLPRLIVGARLVLTDSPVDFVALPTGRAAYERLSQLLTLGKRRAEKGDCHLDFEDVVKFSEGLIFIALPQGGHTQDAFSKTARDHIRTLRQEVPGHVFLGAAPRYDGTDQAWFRTCAKVAHSLATPMVAVGDVMMHHAGRRRLADVLTCLREGCTIDEIGTRALPNGERRLKSAADMTRLYRHHPAALRRTVEIATRCSFDLSELSYEYPDEITDGQDPQDRLERLTFEGLEMRYPAGVPEHAQNLAHKELRLIRKLKFAAYFLTVHDIIRFARSRHILCQGRGSAANSIICYALGITDVGPETITMVSERFISEHRGEPPDIDVDFEHERREEVIQYVYEKYGRHRAGLCATVIHFRTRAAIREVGKVMGLNADVTAALSGQIWGSSNSGPDDARMKELGLDLENRRIAQTIELIREIIGFPRHLSQHVGGFVITQGRLDALCPIENAAMENRTVIEWDKDDIDALGILKVDMLSLGMLTCIRKCFDLIDSHHDRAFTLGTVPQADTATYDMLCKADAIGVFQVESRAQMNFLPRMRPREFYDLVIEVAIVRPGPIQGGMVHPYINRRQGKEPVRFPSKELEEVLGKTLGVPLFQEQAMQIAVVAAGFTPSEADKLRRSMATFRRMGTIGQLREKFIAGMIRRCYDREFAESCFGQIEGFGEYGFPESHAAAFAMLAYVSAYLKCHYPAEFACALLNSQPMGFYAPAQIVRDAREHQVEVRPICVNTSLWDNTLERRSDGALALRLGFRQIKGMREEDADWIVAARGNGYPDTETLWLRTGVPPATLERLAEADAFAGMGLSRRDALWQVKTIRSPKPLPLFNDPIDGEAIFEPDVLLPAMHLGQEVVEDYLSTRLTLRAHPMELLRPHIPQLTPHDRLARLTPYEARRVSVAGLVITRQRPGTASGVIFITLEDETGVSNVVVWPKMYEKFRAAVIGGRLLKVTGRLEREGIVVHLIADHIEDCSHKLALLGHPNDEVLGQMTGKTDEVPVHLKSAAPKPRAMHPRDQAKKLFPSRDFH
- a CDS encoding DNA polymerase Y family protein codes for the protein MSLWFPRLAAERSLRANPVDAPFALTLYDRNSERVYDLCPRAESAGLNRGITLVHARSFCPGLLTRPADPKADQRFLRLLARWATRYCPWVGLDGLNGLFLDITGSAHLMGGEAPLLDDIRARLARAGLTARLGLASTPGTAWALARFAEGIAGPGETLARIGPLPLTALRLADQTCTSLERLGIATVSDLYNLPRASVARRYDPEVLRRLDQALGNLPEQISPLKEDISFAVRITLPEPIGLVDDVMAGAERLIGHLCEQLDTAQKGARSLKLTFRRVDQENQSVELRLARPMRDGDRMLALFERGVSAVDAGFGIDMIRLEATQVEDLGPRQLTPSQTLEKDSLADLITQLGNRIGLENIQRFTPVDSHIPERSFKLVPAAYSTPVRSWPYRRPRPLRLFPPEPITGAGSTPPPRFRWRGRALTTLQAEGPERITPAWWEGDDDWTRGLRDYWRVATGQGQRLWLFHTPQNPGWYVQGEFG